The sequence GCTGCGATAGTGCTGGGTGCGCAGATCGTGGCTGCGAAAGGCGAGCAGGTGGTTCTCCAGGGTGACGGTACCCTGGTTGCGGTCGGACATCGCGCTCCAGGCCGCTGGCCAGTGTGTGGCCACGGGCTGGCCGAAGCGCGCCTCCTGGCCGTCGGTATCGGGCAAGAGCCATCGCCCCTGGGCTCCCGCCAACAGGGCCTCGCCGCGGCTCTCGCGGGCATGCGGCAATGAGGCGGTGAGGCGTGACCAGTCGAGGGTGAACAGCAGCACGCCCAGGCGCTCGCCCTGATCACCGACGATCGGCGTGGCGATATCGATGACGGTGGTCACCGGCGTTTGCTCTGCACCGGAGGCGCCGAGGTGAGGGGAAGAGACATACAGGTCCCGCGCCTGCAGGGCCATGGCCTGAAGGAAGGCGGTCGAGGTGCCATGGTCGACCACCGGTGGCCGTGGTAGCAGCGGGACCGTAGAGGTGGCCACCCACTCACGCCCCTCAGTGTCGACCACCGCCAGGCGCGTATAGCGGCCGAAGTGCGTCAGCAGGGTATCGAACAGGGCCTCCAGCTGCTCCCAGTCGCTTTGCGCCGCCAGGCCCCATGTCGGTGTTTCGGCAGCGTCCTGACGGGACAGGAAACGTCTGAGCAGCGGGTACTCGGCGGTGGCCAGCACCTGGTTGAAGCTTTCATTCATGCCGCGCAGGAGCAGGTCGTATTCAGACGCGAGCAGGGCTTCTGCCGACCGGCGCGTACCGTCGACTCGCTCTTCCAGGTGCGAGACGACGATCGGCGTCAGGGTCAGGGTGACCAGGGATACAGGGAGCAGGACCGCCACCGTCAGGCGGGCCCAGAACGCTTTAATGATCAATGGCGGAGCCTCGAAGCAGGTCAGCCGCAATCCGTGCAGGCGAAGAGTTCACGACGTCAGGAGCAAGGCGAGGCATGCCTGCTCGCCGAGCGCGCGCAAGTATCCAGCAAAAGCCTCGTAGCGTCATCTTCGGTAGACGATATGGCTCGTGAGGCGCGTGTACCTTGCCCGTCAGGACCGGCTCGGCCACTATCCTTCCCATGGAGGGTGGTAAGTGAACCAGAGCGCACGTACCCCCAGGAGAAAGGCGGCATGGAGGCACGGTAGTGCTTAACGAATTAGCGCTGATGGAGGCGCAGCAGGACGTTCATGAACGGATCGCGAAGCAGGTGCCGCTCGAGGAGACTTTGGATGCCATTGCCCGCTGGATCGAGATCCTGTTGCCAGATGGCATCGTGGCCTTCATGCGCTTCGATTCCCGCCGTCAGACCCTGAGCCTCATCCCCAGCCAGCGCTTCTCCAGGGCCTACGAAGAGTGCCTTCAAGCGGTGCCCATCGGGCCCGATGCGGCTTCCTTCGGCAGCGCGGCCTTCTGCCGCGAGCCAGTGGTCACCGAGGACATTCGCAACGACCCGCGCTGGACGCCGTTTCGCGATGCTGCCGATCGAGAAGGGCTAAGAGCCTGCTGGTCCAATCCTGTGCTGACCGCCGAAGGTGAGTTGCTGGGCACCTTCGGCATCTACTTCCGCGAGCCAAAGCAGCCTACCGATACTGGTCGTCGGCGCATGAAGCAGGCCGCGGCGCTGGTGGCACTGGCGATCCTGCGTGACCGCGATGCCTCCAGCCACCGAGCCCTCTCCGAATGGCACCGCTCGTTGTTCGTGAACCACCCCGACGGGGTCTACGAGTTCGACCTGGAGGGTCACTTCCAGCGGGGTAATGCCGCGCTGACACGGATCACGGGGTATCCCGAAGACGCCTTGATTGGCCGGCACTTCAACGAGTTCATTGAGCCTGAGTATCGCGAGCTGACCCTGGCCGGGTTCGATATTGCCCGACAGGGCGGGTCGCACCAGTACGAAACCATGGGCACCCACCGCGATGGGCACCCCTATCGGCTGGAGATCCTCAACTTCCCGGTCTCGGTGGATGGCGAGGTGGTGGGGGTATACGGCGTCTGCCGTGACATCACCGCCCGCAAGCAGGAGGAAGAGGATCGCCTTCTACTGGAGCGAGGCATCCAGGCCACCCCCAACGGCGTGGTCATGGCCGACGCGACCCAGCCCGACATGCCCCTGGTGTATGCCAACGAGGCCTTCTATCGCCTCACTGGATACACGCCTCTGGAGGTGCTGGGCCGCAACTGCCGCTTCCTGCAGGGGCCAGACACTGACCCCGAGGCGCTTGCTGTCATTCGCCGGGCGATCATCGAGCGACAGTCCACCGAGACTACCCTGCGCAACTATCACAAGGACGGCACGCCCTTCTGGAACCACCTCTCGCTGAGCCCGGTGTTCTATGCCGACGGTGCCTGCACGCACTACATCGGCATCCAGCAGGACATCACCCGGCAGCGCGAACAGGAAGCGCAGATCGCCCACCAGGCAACCCATGACCTGCTCACCGGCCTGCCCAACCGCACCGCCTTCGATGAACACCTTCAGGCGGCCTTCGAGCGGGTTCAGGAGGATCAGGGGCTGCTGGTGGTGATGCATCTCGACCTGGACGGCTTCAAGGCTGTCAACGACGGCCTGGGCTATCACATCGGCAACCAGTTGTTGGTGGCGGTCAGCGAGCGTCTGCGTCAGGTGGTGGACGGTGACGCGAGCCTGGCTCGTATGACCGGCGACGAGTTTGCTTTGCTACTGCCTGGCCTCGACAGCCGCCAGGCCGGGGTCGAGATGGCCGAGGACGTGCTGAGTGCTCTGGCGCAGCCGTTCTTGATCGAGGACCGTGCCCTGCACATCAGTGCCAGCATCGGCATCGCCTGCAACTGTGAGAGCGTGGCGTATGCCTATGAGCTGATGCAGCGTGCCGATCTGGCGGTCGGCGATGCCAAGCAGCAGGGGCGTAATACCTGGTACTGGTATCAGGGCGACCAACATCGCGGTACCGAAGAGGCGGTGCTGTTGCGACACGATCTGCACACGGCACTGCGCCAAGATCAATTCGAGCTCTACTATCAGCCGATCGTGGAGGCGGTGAACGGACGTATCCGCGGCATGGAGGCCCTGATCCGTTGGCACCACCCCGAGCGTGGGATGATCTCGCCTGGGGTGTTCATCCCGCTGGCCGAGCAGACCGGCCAGATCATTCCCCTGGGGCGCTGGATCCTACGACGTGCCTGCCAGGACGCCGCGGCGATGCGTGCCGCAGGCGGGCTCGGGGGGCCGGTTGCCGTGAACATCTCCTCACTGCAGTTTCGCCGTGACGGCTTCCTGGCCGACGTGAAGGCGGCTTTGGACGATGCCGACTTGCCGCCCGAGCTACTGGAACTGGAGGTCACCGAGAGTGTGCTGCTTGACGGCGCCGAGCAGGCCATCACGCTGATCAACGAGCTCAAGGCGCTGGGGATCCGGGTCGCGCTGGACGACTTCGGTACCGGCTTCTCCAGCCTCAGCTACCTGCGCGACCTGCCGATCCACAAGGTCAAGCTCGATAGGGCCTTCATCCAGGACATTGCCACCAGCCGCAGCAACGCCGCCATCGTGCAAGGCATCATCACCATGGCCCATCACCTGGACCTGACGGTGGTGGCCGAAGGCATCGAGGAGCGGGAGCAGCAGCAGGACCTGATCCGCCGCAACTGCGACTTGCTGCAGGGGTTCTACTTCGCCAGGCCGATGCCGCGGGAGGCCATCATAGAGCTTACCGGGCAGCTTCCGGTACCTGTGGGGCTATGAGGTAGGTCGCGGGGCCTCTTCAGCAGTGTCCTATGGCCCTCTCTCTGGCCATCATGTAAAGAAAACCAAGGTTTTCTTGTGGTGGAATGCAACCATTCAGATGGGGGAAAGGTTTAATCCAACTATAATAGCCCCCGAGGGTTAGTCCGCTTTTGGCCGATAGCGGACCTCTTTATTCTATCATATATACAATAGTAAATGCCCCAGCCTGTTAGAAACCTCCTAGTCCTAAAGTATATGATTCTTCGATCGGCTCCCTCCGTCCCTCTCTCTGATCCTCTGCCTCTCTGGCTCTCCCTCTCGCCATTCATCATTCATTTCTTAACAGGCGCATGGTCTATGTGCTGTTTGACCTAGCATATGGCTGCGCCTATATTGTCATTTCCATGGTGTGTTTGAGTTGAACGTGATGAAGAATGATAATGAAGTTGGGTTCATTTGCTATTTCGGCGACTTGTCATCTGAAGAGGTTGAGGTAATAAATGACTATTGGTTGGTGACGGATGATGGCGGTGTAAACGGTGGCTTTGCCTACTCAGTTTCTAGAGTTTCAGAGAGGCATGGTCTGCGTGAGGGAGATATTAGAGTTATAATTAAAAAAGGTTCTGGGTTTTGTGCGCCAGGAGGTGTGGGGCTATGTGGTTCTTGTGGGGATGTGGTTTTGTTGTCAAGCAGGATGAAGTATAAAGAGGCTCTCAAGGGGAAGAGGGGGACCTGTAAAAATTGTTTGCAAGAGCAGAGAGAGAAGTTTGACGAGGAATGTGAGAAGAAGCTTGTTGAGTACTTGGAGTCATCTTTGTCAGTAGAGGGCTATGAGTATTCAGATCTTAAGTATCTGGATAAAGTGTTTCTTCTGGCAATTCTCACTATGAATTATGATGGCGATGGACCTTTGAAGCTCGGGGCTGGTGGGTTTGGCTGGTCTGGCTTTAAGAGTATAGATGCTGAAGCTCTCAACTCTTTGGTTGCTAGGAAGGCCGTCAGGCGCGTCGAGCCAATGGGAGACGAGGCTGTAACGGCATATGCTCGCTTAAGAGGCGGGAGTGCCGAAAAGAAATCTTTGCTCTCCAATGCAGGGCTCAGGGGTATTCCTCAGCCAGGTTTCTATATTAACTTGCCTGATGGTTTATATGATATCAGTGACTTTATGCAGGCAGTAAACGGTGATGTGGTCGAAGGATGTGTAACAATTGATGATATTGAAGATATTAGGCGTCTAGTAAATGATGTTCGGGTTGAGAAGCTTTATGCTGTTGTTGGGTATCTGGGGATGAGCTATAGGTTGAAAATAAATCATAACATCAAACTGGATGCTGTTCTTAGACATATTGCTGTTACATATCCGCTGGATAAAGCTTACTATACTATGATCAGGATGGTGAAAGATGTAATTGAATATATGCATGTAGAGTATGTCAATAGCTTTGCTGCTGAGCATTTGTTCACCAGGTTTCTTGAGAGCTACCTGTCTAAAGTTAAAACCAGAGGTTGGGAGCTAAAAATTGCCAGATCCTTGCCTCAAGAAGTTACGAGTTCAAACTTGGAGGCTATGGTTACTGCCATATTTCTAGAGGGGGCTTTGAGCTGGGATGAGCTGTCGGCAACAGAGGTCGCAGAGCGGTGGGTATCGAAGCTGCACGTTGCGGAGGCGCATGGGTAAATAGTACCTCTAATTAGTATTGATACTATTTTTTAATCATTAAAAAACAAAGGCTTGAAGTTTATAGTATGTCATTTGAGGTTCTTTCTGGCAATCCGCATTCTCGCTGCGATCCCCCATGGCGGCAGCCTCGCCCGTCTTGCGCGAAAGCTCCGGGCGCCTCACGCGCCTCAGATGGTCGGCCAGCCCCTTCATCTTCGCGTGGCCCTGCGGGGTAATCACGTTGCTCTTCTTTTCTTGGCGCGGGTCCGTCTTGGGGTCGCGCCAGCGTGTCATGTTGCGACCTTGCATGGTCTGCTCCGCTGGTTCTGTGGGTAAGGCTCAAGGCGTCGTGTGCGATGTTCGCTAGCGTTGAGACCTGCGACCAAGGGTGATTGGCGGCCGATTCAAACGTTCGTTACAGTCAGTGTGTGCTCGCCGGAGCGCCTGCGCGTCACCCATGCCGAATCTGCCAACAATAACGAAAATCAGGGAGCTGTCCATGCCCATGCTGCCATCTTCACACCCGTCTTGCCGTGTCATATCCCGTTGCTGTCGCGTATTGCTCTCCGGGGGCATGGCGCTGGGCATCACGCTGGCCGGCATGACCGGAGTCCATGCTGCCCCTGGCGATGATGACGTCTTCCCGCTCTCCAAGCGCTGGGCGCAGATCAATTATCAGGTCTCCGGTGATGCTCAGGAAAAGGGCATGGAAGCCCTGGGCAAGGAGGTACGCGCGCTGGCGGATCAGTATCCGGACAATGCCCATGTGCTGACCTGGGAAGGCATTATCCTGGCCTCATGGGCCAAGGCGCGCGGTGGTCTGGGAGCACTGGATCTGGCCAAGGAAGCCAAGGCCACGCTCGAGAAGGCGATCTCGCTCGATCCCAAGGGCGACAATGCCTCTGCCTATGTGACGCTTGGCGCGCTCTATGACAAGGCGCCCGGCTGGCCAGTGGGCTTCGGGGATGATGAGAAGGCGGGAGAAGTGCTGCGCAAGGGGCTTGAGGTCAACCCGACGGGCATGGATACCAATTATTATTACGCCGATTATCTGGCCTCCGAAGGCCGTGATGAGGAAGCGCTCAAGCATGCGCGTCTCGCTCAGGACGGGCCGCCACGACCCAATCGTGAGCTGGCCGATCAGGAATTGCAGAAAGAGATCGCCGCACTGATCAAGCGCCTGCAGTGAGTCTCCGTCGTCCGTATCGCTTGCTTGGCTGTTGGAGGTGGAGACTGGCTGGAGCGACATCAGTGAGCCCTGCAAGTGAACGGCAGCGCTGGGCCAGGCGCTGTTCTAACAGCCTCGGAGGAATCCCCGATTTCCTGAATGACTGAGTCCTTGAGCCCCACGGCCCGAGCGGAGATTCCGCTCGGGCCGTGTCGTTTATCGCTCTGTGGATGAGAAGTCGTCCAGGTGCCTTCAGATAGCGCCTTGAATGGCGCTGATGACTGACTCGGTACGACGCGCCAAGCAAGTTTGCAGGTGACGGGCTGGCCAGTCTCGCGGCAGGACAGGATAATGCCTGCTCAGCCAAGGAGGATGCATGAGCGAGCAACAAGAGCACGTGGCCGGACAGCAGGTCTTCTCGCAGAACGATGTCGAGCGGGTCGAGACCAGAGTGTTGCAGGACGGCTTCTTTCGCCTCGAGCAGCGCGAATTCCGCCACCAGCGTTTCAACGGTGGCTGGAGCGATGTGATCCATCGCGAGGTGCATGTCCGTCACGATGCGGTAGGCGTATTGCCCTATGACCCGGTCAACGACCGCGTGGTCTTCGTCGAACAGATTCGTGCCGGCATGCTGGAAGACGCACGCACGCCCTGGAGTCTGGAGCCGATTGCAGGGCTGGTGGACAAGGACGAACAGGCCCATGAGGTCGCGCGCCGTGAGGCGGTCGAGGAGGCGGGGTGCGAGCTGACCGACCTGATCGAACTCTACCGCTACTACCCGAGCCCCGGCGCCTGTACCGAGGAGGTCACGCTGTTCATCGCTCTGTGTGACAGCAGTGGGCTGGGCGGCGTGCATGGTCTGGCCGAGGAGAATGAAGATATCCGTGTGCATGTGCTCGACTTCCAGGCGGCCCTCACGCTGCTGGAACAAGGGCGGTTGGGCAACGCGATGGCCATCATGGCCATGCAATGGCTGCTGCGTGAGCGTGCCTCGTTGCGCGTCATGCATGCCTGAGGCAGTGAAGGCGAAGCTTGGCAATCCCTCGTGTCTCACGCAGGCTTCC comes from bacterium Scap17 and encodes:
- a CDS encoding EAL domain-containing protein is translated as MEAQQDVHERIAKQVPLEETLDAIARWIEILLPDGIVAFMRFDSRRQTLSLIPSQRFSRAYEECLQAVPIGPDAASFGSAAFCREPVVTEDIRNDPRWTPFRDAADREGLRACWSNPVLTAEGELLGTFGIYFREPKQPTDTGRRRMKQAAALVALAILRDRDASSHRALSEWHRSLFVNHPDGVYEFDLEGHFQRGNAALTRITGYPEDALIGRHFNEFIEPEYRELTLAGFDIARQGGSHQYETMGTHRDGHPYRLEILNFPVSVDGEVVGVYGVCRDITARKQEEEDRLLLERGIQATPNGVVMADATQPDMPLVYANEAFYRLTGYTPLEVLGRNCRFLQGPDTDPEALAVIRRAIIERQSTETTLRNYHKDGTPFWNHLSLSPVFYADGACTHYIGIQQDITRQREQEAQIAHQATHDLLTGLPNRTAFDEHLQAAFERVQEDQGLLVVMHLDLDGFKAVNDGLGYHIGNQLLVAVSERLRQVVDGDASLARMTGDEFALLLPGLDSRQAGVEMAEDVLSALAQPFLIEDRALHISASIGIACNCESVAYAYELMQRADLAVGDAKQQGRNTWYWYQGDQHRGTEEAVLLRHDLHTALRQDQFELYYQPIVEAVNGRIRGMEALIRWHHPERGMISPGVFIPLAEQTGQIIPLGRWILRRACQDAAAMRAAGGLGGPVAVNISSLQFRRDGFLADVKAALDDADLPPELLELEVTESVLLDGAEQAITLINELKALGIRVALDDFGTGFSSLSYLRDLPIHKVKLDRAFIQDIATSRSNAAIVQGIITMAHHLDLTVVAEGIEEREQQQDLIRRNCDLLQGFYFARPMPREAIIELTGQLPVPVGL
- a CDS encoding NUDIX domain-containing protein; its protein translation is MSEQQEHVAGQQVFSQNDVERVETRVLQDGFFRLEQREFRHQRFNGGWSDVIHREVHVRHDAVGVLPYDPVNDRVVFVEQIRAGMLEDARTPWSLEPIAGLVDKDEQAHEVARREAVEEAGCELTDLIELYRYYPSPGACTEEVTLFIALCDSSGLGGVHGLAEENEDIRVHVLDFQAALTLLEQGRLGNAMAIMAMQWLLRERASLRVMHA